The Mycolicibacterium boenickei genome has a segment encoding these proteins:
- a CDS encoding ABC transporter permease has protein sequence MTTTSEDRGPDILNRAVDGTRRVGEQTAFYGHALLSTGDALRRYPGEVLRLIATMGMGTGALAVIGGTVVIVGFLTLTTGALIAVQGYNTLSNVGIEALTGFLGAFLNVRFIAPATAGVALAATIGAGATAQLGAMRINEEIDALEVMGIRAITYLASTRIVAGVMAVVPIYTVAVLMSFLATRFGTTIIYGQSRGVYDHYFTTFLHPGDLVWSFTEALAMAAAVMAIHTYYGYTATGGPAGVGEAVGRAVRTSITAGVFILLTITLSVYGQSGNFHLSG, from the coding sequence GTGACAACCACTTCCGAGGACCGCGGACCGGACATCCTGAACCGGGCCGTCGACGGCACGCGCCGGGTGGGGGAGCAGACCGCCTTCTACGGCCATGCGCTGTTGTCCACCGGTGATGCGTTGCGACGCTATCCGGGCGAGGTCCTCCGGCTGATCGCGACGATGGGCATGGGTACGGGGGCGTTGGCGGTGATCGGCGGCACCGTGGTGATCGTCGGGTTCCTGACCCTGACCACAGGGGCGCTGATCGCCGTCCAGGGCTACAACACGCTGTCCAACGTCGGAATCGAAGCGCTCACGGGATTTTTGGGCGCCTTCCTCAACGTACGGTTCATCGCCCCGGCGACCGCGGGTGTGGCCCTGGCTGCCACCATCGGCGCCGGTGCCACCGCGCAACTCGGCGCCATGCGGATCAACGAGGAGATCGACGCGCTGGAAGTGATGGGTATCCGGGCGATCACCTACCTGGCGTCCACCCGCATAGTCGCGGGAGTGATGGCGGTGGTGCCGATCTATACGGTCGCGGTGCTGATGTCGTTTCTGGCCACCAGATTCGGCACCACGATCATCTACGGCCAGTCCCGCGGTGTCTACGACCATTACTTCACCACGTTCCTGCATCCCGGCGACCTGGTGTGGTCGTTCACCGAGGCACTGGCGATGGCGGCCGCCGTGATGGCCATCCACACCTACTACGGTTACACCGCCACCGGTGGGCCTGCCGGCGTCGGCGAAGCGGTCGGCCGTGCGGTCCGCACATCCATCACCGCCGGGGTGTTCATCCTGCTGACCATCACGCTGTCCGTGTACGGGCAGTCCGGAAACTTCCACCTCTCGGGGTAG
- a CDS encoding MCE family protein — MTNSPRRERIDPIWWAPVLVLVIVAVTALTALLFTGALRRTVPLTLVSDRAGLVMEDGAKVKLRGVQIGEVSSIAVESGASRDAGARLRLKIDPDDFAYLPGNVEAEIKSSTAFGAKYVDLIVPETGAGPEPLRPGAVLRSRNVTVEVNTVFENLQSVVTAIDPAKLNAVLSAVGESLRGKGETIGQAITDANNVLLAVNPRMDTIRADWQLFGKTTQAYSAAAQDILSILDSFSTTSNTISSHAGALDELLLSAVGFSRSGIDTLGANQPNLVRALNQLDPTTALFMKYSPTYTCLFQGAVWFLEHGGRDALGGNGKSVIMDAALLAGDDPYRFPDNLPTVNAKGGPGGKPSCGSLPDVSKNFPVKYLVTDTGFGTGLDVRPNPGIGFPGWANYFPVTRAVPEPPSIRYPGAPAPGPLPPYPGAPAYGAPEYGPDGAPLYPPPPGPPPGLPQAQEGPP; from the coding sequence ATGACGAATTCACCCCGTCGAGAAAGGATCGATCCGATCTGGTGGGCACCGGTGCTGGTCCTCGTGATCGTCGCCGTGACCGCCCTGACCGCCCTGCTGTTCACCGGCGCGCTGCGCCGCACCGTGCCGCTCACCCTGGTCTCCGATCGGGCCGGGCTCGTGATGGAGGACGGTGCGAAGGTCAAGCTGCGAGGTGTTCAGATCGGCGAAGTATCGTCCATCGCAGTCGAATCCGGGGCGTCGCGGGACGCCGGGGCGAGGCTCAGGCTCAAGATCGATCCCGACGACTTCGCCTACCTCCCCGGCAATGTCGAGGCGGAGATCAAGTCCAGCACCGCCTTCGGTGCCAAATATGTCGACCTCATCGTCCCGGAGACCGGCGCCGGCCCCGAGCCGCTGCGACCCGGGGCGGTGCTGCGCTCGCGCAACGTCACCGTCGAGGTCAACACCGTATTCGAGAACCTGCAGTCGGTGGTCACGGCGATCGACCCGGCCAAACTCAACGCGGTGCTCTCCGCCGTCGGGGAATCGTTGCGGGGCAAGGGAGAAACCATCGGCCAGGCCATCACCGACGCCAACAACGTGCTGCTCGCGGTGAATCCCCGGATGGACACCATCCGTGCGGACTGGCAGCTGTTCGGCAAGACCACGCAGGCATACTCCGCTGCTGCACAGGACATCCTGTCGATCCTCGACTCCTTCTCGACGACGTCGAACACGATCAGCAGCCACGCCGGTGCGCTCGACGAACTCCTGCTGTCGGCGGTCGGCTTCTCCCGGTCGGGCATCGACACCCTCGGCGCCAACCAACCCAACCTGGTGCGTGCGTTGAACCAGCTCGATCCGACCACCGCACTGTTCATGAAGTACTCGCCGACCTACACCTGCCTGTTCCAGGGTGCGGTCTGGTTTCTCGAACACGGTGGCCGGGATGCATTGGGCGGCAACGGGAAATCGGTGATCATGGACGCGGCCTTGTTGGCCGGCGACGACCCCTACCGCTTTCCGGACAACCTGCCGACCGTCAACGCCAAGGGCGGACCGGGCGGTAAGCCCAGTTGCGGCTCGCTGCCGGACGTGAGCAAGAACTTCCCGGTGAAGTATCTGGTGACCGACACCGGATTCGGGACCGGCCTCGATGTCCGGCCCAATCCCGGAATCGGGTTCCCCGGGTGGGCCAACTATTTCCCCGTCACCCGTGCGGTGCCGGAACCGCCGAGCATCCGCTATCCGGGCGCTCCGGCGCCGGGGCCGTTGCCGCCCTACCCGGGGGCACCTGCCTACGGCGCACCGGAATACGGGCCCGACGGCGCGCCCCTCTACCCGCCGCCACCGGGGCCTCCGCCAGGCCTGCCGCAGGCACAGGAAGGACCGCCATGA